A part of Canis lupus familiaris isolate Mischka breed German Shepherd chromosome 4, alternate assembly UU_Cfam_GSD_1.0, whole genome shotgun sequence genomic DNA contains:
- the LOC111095684 gene encoding uncharacterized protein LOC111095684, whose product MLFFCGGRAGLTLTRHGRAKRIDSVNSVLPWKVGRPKPTPHLRLCASSPRSGHRQGETWQPTCLDTTKRKSCIQGLPAPLPSPNAAKVPLLLRHSGSSLTWSACGNLTHGFGATLVSGPCLHKSADSYNQKTNKQKQRPPEPPGLPSLHTSCPVTQAARDPWPRPSSFSPRKASPEARISCGCLDSGAPVHSPHLPRGLDLQGLPALLLVEGDEPVCPSRKCMVKCQSQLQCK is encoded by the exons ATGCTCTTCTTCTGT GGCGGCAGAGCCGGTCTTACCCTCACCAGGCATGGCCGGGCAAAGCGGATCGACAGTGTGAACTCAGTTCTACCATGGAAAGTGGGACGGCCAAAGCCCACACCACATCTGAGGCTTTGTGCCAGCAGCCCCAGGTCTGGACATAGACAGGGAGAAACATGGCAGCCCACCTGCCTGGACACCACAAAGAGGAAAAGCTGCATTCAggggctccctgcccccctccccagtcccAACGCAGCCAAGGTCCCACTCCTCCTGAGGCACTCTGGCTCTTCCTTGACCTGGTCTGCCTGTGGCAACCTCACACATGGTTTTGGAGCTACCCTTGTCTCAGGCCCATGTCTGCATAAATCAGCAG ATTCTTACAACCAGAAAAcgaacaaacagaaacagagaccCCCCGAGCCCCCAGGATTGCCGAGCCTACACACCAGTTGCCCTGTGACCCAGGCAGCGAGAGACCCTTGGCCCAGACCCTCTTCCTTCTCACCTCGAAAGGCCTCTCCTGAGGCCCGTATCAGTTGTGGCTGCTTGGATTCTGGAGCCCCTGTTCATAGCCCCCACCTGCCACGGGGTCTGGATTTACAAG ggctcccagctctgctcctcgTCGAAGGCGACGAACCAGTGTGCCCTTCCAGAAAGTGCATGGTCAAATGCCAAAGTCAATTGCAATGCAAATAG